One part of the Candida albicans SC5314 chromosome R, complete sequence genome encodes these proteins:
- the IFF9 gene encoding Iff9p (Predicted GPI-linked cell-wall protein; similar to Hyr1; induced in low iron; possibly an essential gene, disruptants not obtained by UAU1 method): MQLFQNILVSIALLTQIVFAIEITENKVDRGTVTLNLSDITIYPGASWSIIDNAYTSFVGKLDVRDGAGLYISSTSHLLALQVSLTALLHSITNNGVVSFDSRISRTSSSYDLRGVSFTNNGEMYFAASGEFSSPTALTSASWTNTGLLSFYQNQRTSGTVSLGMPLGSITNTGQVCLNNQVYEQTTQIKGSGCFTANGDSTIYISNVLLAVSPKQNFYLTDKGSSMIVQAVSTTQTFNVYGFGEGNKIGLTIPLMGNLWNSAYAYDTTSGILTLRNLLLEQKFNIGTGYDPSKFQVVTDSGSGIPSTILGSVAYYGRVPERTLPKSCQIPCKPIPEAPGTTPTQYTTTITKTNTAGNTVTESGVVNVSTDKGGSWFTTTSMFPALSTAPSTATVFSSDTIMSTVEPDTTELASLTDIPIETSSVEELLSVMSNWEISSAPTLSIETPVSSHHSSMQHSSFESSADINTVFSSESAFETASDYIVSTPSSISHSTMVPQSSVSALSVVSESLASAEPSFVVPSESFIFSASSAAPQPSSSTYSVSFTTQFETPSSAGPSLVTSVESNTELISSATQSSDIQTEFTSTWTTTNSDGSVVTESGIISQSGTSLTTLTTFQPATSLVVPPYSVIETEFTSTWTTTNSDSSVATESGVVSQSDTLLTTVTTFPPAPSAIVPEFTSPWKINTSIESSETLTVSASSYETVGESLAAATSSYLSSATVVVAPSESEINTSSSILNNEEIASAPVSDTTSIAEHHDGSLSMTTTEFVNSNSLPSSHSIVTATITSCNKSKCSESVVTYVSSVSCATITVGDSEKNISTVGNNVSSIVGDDVSNTQAITMATSTEGATTLTSVSGAKPSVANDATNSVHTTDYTTATTGVQNGSSLSIPSDIPIEISVITPTNSSSSAITIPYENGSNKESIENIKYLALVVFGLMMFM, translated from the coding sequence ATGCAACTATTCCAGAATATTCTTGTTTCCATTGCTTTGCTCACACAGATAGTTTTTGCTATTGAGATCACCGAAAACAAGGTCGATCGAGGCACAGTCACCTTGAACTTGAGCGACATTACCATTTACCCTGGGGCTTCCTGGTCTATTATCGACAATGCTTACACCAGCTTCGTTGGTAAGTTAGACGTCAGGGATGGTGCGGGGTTGTATATCTCCCTGACCTCTCATCTTTTGGCCCTTCAAGTCAGTTTAACAGCATTGCTCCACTCCATCACCAACAACGGAGTCGTCTCCTTTGACTCGCGTATTTCCAGAACCTCGTCCTCCTATGACTTGCGAGGCGTCTCCTTCACCAACAACGGGGAAATGTACTTTGCTGCTTCCGGTGAGTTCTCCAGCCCCACTGCACTCACTTCTGCCCTGTGGACCAACACCGGGTTATTGCTGTtttaccaaaatcaaagaacCTCCGGCACCGTAAGTCTTGGTATGCCCTTGGGATCCATCACCAACACCGGTCAAGTCTGTTTGAATAACCAGGTCTACGAACAAACAACCCAAATTAAGGGTTCGGGTTGTTTCACTGCCAACGGCGACTCCACCATTTACATCTCCAACGTTTTGTTAGCTGTTTCCCCCAAACAGAACTTTTACTTGACCGACAAGGGTTCCTCCATGATTGTCCAAGCCGTATCTACCACACAAACGTTCAACGTCTATGGTTTTGGGGAAGGTAACAAAATTGGGTTGACTATTCCATTGATGGGAAATCTCTGGAATTCAGCATACGCTTATGACACCACTTCTGGTATCTTGACCTTGAGAAATCTTTTGcttgaacaaaaatttaACATCGGTACAGGGTACGATCCATCAAAATTCCAAGTGGTCACTGATTCAGGTTCTGGTATTCCATCCACCATTTTAGGGTCTGTTGCATATTACGGGCGTGTTCCAGAAAGAACCTTACCAAAGTCTTGTCAGATTCCTTGCAAGCCAATACCAGAGGCTCCAGgaacaacaccaacacaATACACTACTACCATCACAAAAACCAACACTGCCGGCAACACCGTCACCGAAAGTGGTGTTGTTAACGTTCTGACAGATAAAGGCGGCTCATGgttcaccaccacctcaATGTTCCCAGCATTGTCCACTGCCCCATCCACTGCAACTGTTTTCTCTAGTGACACCATTATGTCAACAGTTGAACCTGATACCACAGAATTGGCCTCACTCACAGATATCCCTATCGAAACATCATCAGTTGAAGAGTTGTTAAGTGTTATGTCTAATTGGGAAATATCTTCTGCTCCAACTTTATCCATTGAAACACCTGTCTCAAGTCACCACTCTTCTATGCAACATTCATCCTTTGAATCTTCTGCTGATATCAATACCGTATTTTCCAGCGAGTCTGCATTTGAAACAGCCAGTGACTATATTGTTTCCACGCCTTCACTGATTTCACATTCAACCATGGTACCTCAATCGTCTGTTTCTGCCTTGTCCGTTGTTAGTGAGTCGCTCGCTTCTGCTGAGCCATCATTTGTCGTCCCAAGTGAATCATTCATCTTCAGTGCATCTTCTGCTGCCCCCCAACCATCTAGCAGTACTTATTCAGTCTCATTCACCACACAATTTGAAACCCCATCTTCTGCTGGTCCCTCATTGGTTACTTCTGTTGAATCAAATACTGAACTTATTTCATCTGCCACTCAATCCAGTGATATACAAACTGAGTTCACTTCCACTTGGACTACTACCAATTCTGATGGTTCTGTTGTTACTGAATCAGGTATCATAAGCCAATCAGGTACTTCATTAACCACCTTGACAACCTTCCAGCCAGCCACTTCATTAGTTGTTCCACCATATAGTGTCATTGAAACTGAGTTTACATCAACTTGGACCACCACAAACTCAGACAGCTCAGTGGCTACTGAATCTGGTGTGGTTAGTCAATCAGACACTTTATTAACAACCGTGACTACTTTCCCTCCTGCACCATCTGCTATTGTACCTGAATTCACATCACCTTGGAAAATCAACACTTCAATTGAGTCTAGTGAAACATTAACTGTTAGTGCCAGCTCATATGAGACAGTGGGTGAATCATTGGCTGCTGCTACCTCATCATACTTGTCTTCTGctactgttgttgttgctccCTCAGAATCTGAAATCAATACTAGCAGCTCAatattgaataatgaaGAGATTGCTTCTGCTCCAGTCTCCGACACAACGTCTATTGCTGAACACCATGATGGCTCATTATCCATGACCACAACTGAATTTGTGAACAGCAATTCCCTTCCATCATCTCATCTGATTGTCACTGCCACCATCACCAGTTGTAACAAATCCAAGTGTTCTGAAAGTGTTGTTACCTATGTCTCAAGCGTTTCCTGTGCCACTATTACTGTGGGAGATTCCGagaaaaatatttccaCTGTTGGTAATAATGTCAGTAGTATCGTGGGTGACGATGTTTCCAACACACAAGCCATCACAATGGCAACTTCCACAGAAGGTGCTACTACCCTCACAAGTGTTTCAGGTGCTAAACCATCAGTTGCTAACGATGCCACTAACAGTGTACACACCACTGATTATACTACTGCCACTACTGGCGTCCAAAATGGTTCCAGTTTGTCAATTCCATCAGACATCCCCATTGAAATTTCTGTCATCACACCGactaattcttcttcttcggcAATTACCATTCCATATGAAAACGGATCCAATAAAGAACTGattgaaaatatcaaatacttGGCATTGGTAGTTTTCGGATTGATGATGTTTATGTga